One Spinacia oleracea cultivar Varoflay chromosome 4, BTI_SOV_V1, whole genome shotgun sequence DNA segment encodes these proteins:
- the LOC110793934 gene encoding uncharacterized protein: MSQQYGVNQIIQNSPTTPGGERSSNLTPPEDPRGSQQAGDDVDGANDDADDDVVETLYENNTIVSREKWGAKEDDALISAWIECAVEDPKTTTDQSLAIMWRNIMALYDQAREDNPSTMRPRSLRSMKSRWGIINRDVSTWVGCYAEAIKRYKSGTNTHDEMTEAHEIYRGTCNGSRFGLIGCWEMLRDLDKWRPIDLDVPSSGGGSSKRLEPDTPTDEGPITRTRRRRPDGVKKTKRKGKSVASSAMSEMNVIKGKHKDVDERRIDVAEHMLEYQKERDAIKARKKEGEKRFKLFSVLLAKPNLSEDEKESYLKLKQEFAHLLG; the protein is encoded by the exons ATGTCACAACAATATGGTGTAAACCAAATAATTCAAAACAGTCCAACAACTCCCGGGGGAGAAAGAAGCAGTAACCTAACCCCTCCCGAAGATCCAAGGGGTTCACAACAAGCTGGTGATGATGTTGATGGTGCTAATGATGAtgctgatgatgatgttgttgaaactCTGTATGAAAACAACACCATTGTGTCGAGAGAAAAATGGGGTGCAAAAGAAGATGATGCACTCATCTCGGCTTGGATAGAATGTGCAGTTGAAGATCCAAAGACGACAACGGATCAAAGTTTGGCTATAATGTGGAGAAACATTATGGCTTTGTATGATCAAGCTAGAGAAGATAATCCATCCACCATGCGCCCTAGAAGTTTGAGATCTATGAAAAGTCGGTGGGGAATAATAAATAGAGATGTGAGTACATGGGTTGGTTGTTATGCTGAGGCAATAAAAAGATATAAGAGTGGCACTAACACTCATGATGAGATGACTGAAGCTCATGAAATATATAGAGGGACGTGTAATGGTTCACGCTTTGGTTTAATTGGTTGTTGGGAGATGTTGAGAGACTTAGACAAATGGAGACCAATAGACCTAGATGTACCTTCTAGTGGTGGTGGCAGTTCGAAAAGATTAGAACCTGATACTCCAACTGATGAAGGTCCTATAACTCGTACTCGTCGTCGTCGTCCTGATGGggtgaaaaaaacaaaaaggaaagGTAAATCTGTTGCTAGTTCTG CCATGTCAGAGATGAATGTgataaaaggaaaacacaaagatGTTGACGAGAGGCGTATTGATGTAGCGGAACATATGCTCGAGTATCAAAAGGAACGAGATGCCATCAAAGCTCGGAAGAAAGAGGGGGAAAAGAGGTTCAAGTTATTCAGTGTCCTTCTTGCAAAACCAAATCTATCTGAAGACGAAAAAGAAAGTtatttgaaattaaagcaagaaTTTGCACATCTTTTAGGCTAG